In the Elizabethkingia bruuniana genome, TAAGGTGGTTTTTTATTGTATAATATTAATGAAAAATTCATTTTAAATATTCTTATTGATATCTAAAATAGTTATATTTGGTTTAATTAATAATTCTAAACAATCTAAACTATGTTAACTATTTTGCAATCGTACGATTCTTCGTACTATGATAACTCAGGCTCCGCGGCTGCAGGGGCGATCTTCGGAATTGGATTTCTGATTTTTTATATTCTTATATATAGCAGTTTACTTTTGCTGGTATAAGACATTTAAAAAAGCCGGAAGAGAGGATGCATGGGCTGCATTTATACCTTTTTATAACCTTATTGTCCTTATGCATATTATTAAAAAACCAACCTGGTGGTTTATTTTATTCTTAATTCCGTTTGTCAATTTATATGCTTTCTTTGTTGCTGGAGATAAACTGGCAAAAGGCTTTGGAAAAGGAGAAAATAGCACTGTTTGGGGGATTATAGGTCTACTAACAGGGATGCTTGTTAATATGATTGTTTATGCTTTCGGTAGTGATCAGTTTGATTCTTCAGCAATTCCTGACGAAACCGCTTAACAATATAAAGTAAAAATAATGGAAACCGCTGACTCAGCGGTTTTTTTATTAACTTTAAGCATCAAACTTATTACAATTATGAAAAATACAATTTCGTCTTTATTTGTGATGGCTATATTAGTATTATCCTGTAAAAAGCAGGAGAATGCACAAGGAACAGAAATGCCAAAAGGGGATAGTATCGTCGCATTAAAGCAGGATTCTGTTGTTTACAGTGATTCTATAAAGGCTACAGATTCGCTTACCATTGCTTATTCAGATAAAATTTTAGTTTTTCCGGATATAAAAGAGAAAGCTATTTTAGATTCGTTATATCCATTCATAAAACCTGTAGGTTATTCAAAGCCAGATTTGGCGGCCGCCGCTAAAAAAGCTGCTGAAAGTCTTTTTACAAAGGTCAAAAAGGATTATCTGGCAGACGGGCAGATTATGGGAAATAAATGGTACGAAGATAATACAATGCGTTTGAGAAGCTTTACCAATAATTATCTTTCGGTAGAATATACATGGGCAAGTTATATGGGCGGAGCCCATGATAACTATGGCTTTATGGAGAAGGTTTTTGATTTAGAAAGTAAAAAACAATTGGTACTATCTGATATTACCTCCATGCCGAAAAAGAAACTGGAAAGTTTACTCATGAAAAACGTAGACAAAATACCTACAGGATCTCAGAATGGAGAGGGAGCTGTAAAAGTTTCGGATGGATTATTATTTGATAAAGTTACAGTAAACGATAACTTCTATTTTGATGATAAAAATTTGTATTTCCATTACAGTCCATATGAAATCGCTGCTTTTGCAGCCGGAGATATTACAATTCCTATTTCTTGGAAAGAACTGGAAGGAACTATAAATCCTGAATTCCAAAAGAGAATGAAAATTAATACGAAATAGACCTATTATGCAGAATTATCAGAATCACAGACGCTTTTATACGCCTCATCATTTTGTATTTTATCCTGTAGGACTTATCTTATTTGGGATATCTCTTTACCGTATGGGGTATTCATTAGGAAATAATAATGGTGAATTCTGGATATGGTTTGTACTTTCAGGAGCCATATTTTTGATTATATGGATTGCTTTTATGATGCGGCAGCATTATGCGCTGACTCTACAAAACCGGATTATTGTAGATGAGGTGAAGTTCAGGTATTTTCGTTTAACCGGGAAAAGCATAGATGAAATGTCTTATACTTTTAACGAGTCTCAGTTATTTGCATTAAGATTTGCTAATGATGATGAGTTTCTAAAGCTTGTAGAAGATACTATTTCGGAGAATCTGAATGCAGACCAGATTAAGAAACGTATAAAAAACTGGAAAGCAGATAACAGAAGAGTATAAAGAAACTAAAAGACTTCATAGAGATGGAGTCTTTTTTTGTACCTTTGGCCTTTCAAAATCATGGACGCAGTATTTATCATCAATCCTTTTTCGGCAAAAA is a window encoding:
- a CDS encoding DUF5684 domain-containing protein — its product is MHIIKKPTWWFILFLIPFVNLYAFFVAGDKLAKGFGKGENSTVWGIIGLLTGMLVNMIVYAFGSDQFDSSAIPDETA
- a CDS encoding RsiV family protein; this encodes MKNTISSLFVMAILVLSCKKQENAQGTEMPKGDSIVALKQDSVVYSDSIKATDSLTIAYSDKILVFPDIKEKAILDSLYPFIKPVGYSKPDLAAAAKKAAESLFTKVKKDYLADGQIMGNKWYEDNTMRLRSFTNNYLSVEYTWASYMGGAHDNYGFMEKVFDLESKKQLVLSDITSMPKKKLESLLMKNVDKIPTGSQNGEGAVKVSDGLLFDKVTVNDNFYFDDKNLYFHYSPYEIAAFAAGDITIPISWKELEGTINPEFQKRMKINTK
- a CDS encoding DUF6526 family protein codes for the protein MQNYQNHRRFYTPHHFVFYPVGLILFGISLYRMGYSLGNNNGEFWIWFVLSGAIFLIIWIAFMMRQHYALTLQNRIIVDEVKFRYFRLTGKSIDEMSYTFNESQLFALRFANDDEFLKLVEDTISENLNADQIKKRIKNWKADNRRV